A single window of Onychostoma macrolepis isolate SWU-2019 chromosome 16, ASM1243209v1, whole genome shotgun sequence DNA harbors:
- the dcst1 gene encoding E3 ubiquitin-protein ligase DCST1 isoform X1, with translation MWGSLVAGKEKPAMECLRETQTKSPHSTLEKVCKRVLPPGVYKFLFDALSQFPVIRCLTGAVFGALSGVGLFFGLMQNIAMTTVQHVVVGCVFVGLCSLGGMFSSLFRCSVLLMFPSMIGSQGRTFLMVYVLHGLYQGPIANIQRNVQDVASSMGCNIDLQITHSKVMWRMLTEPYVQVVQEIVNDSEVFQKEAQNVSRQFQKIQDEVMGQYGYDSLGKESVHTANSTQEEYVVKTRARCDYVVQQGVSRCQDWFSVKWEKCMNTIQAPLINHFLCVPMQFHFLCDIMRVMTSWCTENVPVEGNFGQTFDKLNDSINMLAEHFTTDVVLEKLEQQSVFGVDILQNFSKELSREFQEKSVIAEKIAGAITFLLSFTFITVFTSAFGYVHQYCRDIHFDNVYITTYFRQIDARRRRAGKRYLLPLKKAEQASLINPWSLSIHPSELMPVIVGFLQVASLALFVCVLLAVDGILHSIFDLIRRHTFTTYSVTSVHHIDIVIGGDSMLARLLRKTIGAFNTSSNLDMQSSNFQCLPQPHALSQSSYLWIFIPLLLMCLMCCLQVYTNRLRRVITAFYFPKREKRRILFLYNLQIQKRISFIKRQRHRLRNQKQTFIKVLSAVLAPLKRVGCRLFWCWVCGGFVRQNQAVECSSVGCTMICCQQCWTDLDNICYACLPHQCGQQDSGSESDVYYGC, from the exons ATGTGG GGTTCTTTGGTTGCAGGGAAGGAGAAACCAGCAATGGAGTGTCTCAGGGAAACCCAAACTAAATCACCACACTCAA CTTTGGAGAAGGTGTGTAAGCGTGTTCTGCCACCTGGAGTTTATAAGTTCCTGTTCGACGCACTGTCACAGTTTCCTGTGATTCGATGTCTCACAGGCGCTGTATTTGGTGCTCTGAGTGGAGTGG gATTGTTTTTCGGACTCATGCAAAATATTGCCATGACAACAGTACAACATGTTGTTGTTggatgtgtgtttgtgg gtCTGTGTAGTCTTGGAGGCATGTTTTCCTCCCTGTTCCGCTGCTCCGTCCTCCTGATGTTTCCTAGTATGATTGGATCTCAAGGTCGGACATTCCTGATGGTTTATGTGCTGCATGGACTTTACCAAG GCCCCATTGCAAACATCCAGCGTAATGTGCAGGACGTGGCCTCCTCCATGGGCTGTAACATAGACCTGCAGATCACACACAGCAAGGTGATGTGGAGAATGCTGACAGAGCCTTACGTGCAAGTAGTGCAGGAGATAGTG aatgacagtgaagtATTTCAAAAAGAGGCTCAAAATGTGAGCAGACAGTTCCAGAAGATTCAGGATGAGGTAATGGGTCAGTATGGATATGACTCTCTTGGTAAGGAGTCTGTCCATACGGCCAACAGCACCCAGGAGGAGTATGTAGTGAAGACTAGAGCTCGCTGTGACT ATGTGGTGCAGCAGGGAGTTAGTCGGTGTCAGGATTGGTTCAGTGTTAAGTGGGAAAAGTGCATGAATACCATTCAAGCCCCTCTTATAAACCACTTCCTCTGTGTACCTATGCAATTCCACTTTCTGTGTGATATCATGAGAG TGATGACATCATGGTGCACTGAGAATGTCCCAGTTGAGGGAAACTTTGGTCAGACCTTCGACAAACTAAACGACTCCATCAACATGCTTGCAGAACACTTCACCACTGATGTAGTGCTTGAG AAATTGGAGCAGCAGTCAGTGTTTGGAGTGGACATCCTCCAGAATTTCTCTAAGGAGCTGAGCCGTGAGTTTCAAGAGAAATCAGTCATTGCTGAGAAGATAGCTGGGGCGATTACCTTCCTTCTCTCATTCACCTTCATCACTGTGTTCACCTC AGCGTTTGGATATGTTCATCAGTATTGCAGAGACATTCATTTTGACAATGTCTACATAACAACCTACTTCAGACAGATTGATGCTCGCAGAAGGAGAGCT GGAAAGAGGTATTTGCTGCCACTCAAGAAAGCAGAGCAAGCGAGCTTGATCAACCCATGGAGCTTATCTATCCACCCCAGCGAGCTCATGCCTGTG ATTGTGGGCTTCCTGCAGGTTGCATCTCTggctctgtttgtgtgtgttctgcTTGCTGTTGATGGAATCCTGCACAGCATCTTTGACCTCATCCGAAGACACACTTTCACCACATACTCAGTTACTA GTGTTCATCACATAGACATTGTAATTGGGGGAGATTCCATGTTAGCCAGACTTCTGCGGAAAACCATTGGTGCATTCAACACCTCCTCCAATCTTGATATGCAATCCAGTAACTTCC AATGTTTGCCCCAGCCACATGCACTGAGCCAGTCAAGCTACTTGTGGATCTTCATCCCCCTTTTACTGATGTGCCTCATGTGCTGCCTGCAGGTGTACACCAATCGTCTGCGCAGGGTCATCACCGCCTTCTACTTCCCAAAG AGAGAAAAGAGACGGATCCTCTTCCTCTACAACCTACAGATCCAGAAACGTATCTCCTTCATCAAAAGACAACGACATCGCCTGAGaaatcaaaaacagacatttataaAG GTGCTGTCGGCTGTGTTGGCCCCACTGAAGCGTGTGGGCTGTAGGCTGTTCTGGTGCTGGGTGTGTGGTGGGTTTGTGAGGCAGAACCAGGCTGTGGAGTGCAGTTCTGTAGGCTGCACAATGATCTGTTGTCAGCAATGCTGGACAGACCTGGACAACATCTGCTACGCCTGCTTGCCTCATCAATGTGGACAGCAAGACAGCGGCTCTGAATCTGATGTGTACTATGGCTGCTGA
- the dcst1 gene encoding E3 ubiquitin-protein ligase DCST1 isoform X2, producing MECLRETQTKSPHSTLEKVCKRVLPPGVYKFLFDALSQFPVIRCLTGAVFGALSGVGLFFGLMQNIAMTTVQHVVVGCVFVGLCSLGGMFSSLFRCSVLLMFPSMIGSQGRTFLMVYVLHGLYQGPIANIQRNVQDVASSMGCNIDLQITHSKVMWRMLTEPYVQVVQEIVNDSEVFQKEAQNVSRQFQKIQDEVMGQYGYDSLGKESVHTANSTQEEYVVKTRARCDYVVQQGVSRCQDWFSVKWEKCMNTIQAPLINHFLCVPMQFHFLCDIMRVMTSWCTENVPVEGNFGQTFDKLNDSINMLAEHFTTDVVLEKLEQQSVFGVDILQNFSKELSREFQEKSVIAEKIAGAITFLLSFTFITVFTSAFGYVHQYCRDIHFDNVYITTYFRQIDARRRRAGKRYLLPLKKAEQASLINPWSLSIHPSELMPVIVGFLQVASLALFVCVLLAVDGILHSIFDLIRRHTFTTYSVTSVHHIDIVIGGDSMLARLLRKTIGAFNTSSNLDMQSSNFQCLPQPHALSQSSYLWIFIPLLLMCLMCCLQVYTNRLRRVITAFYFPKREKRRILFLYNLQIQKRISFIKRQRHRLRNQKQTFIKVLSAVLAPLKRVGCRLFWCWVCGGFVRQNQAVECSSVGCTMICCQQCWTDLDNICYACLPHQCGQQDSGSESDVYYGC from the exons ATGGAGTGTCTCAGGGAAACCCAAACTAAATCACCACACTCAA CTTTGGAGAAGGTGTGTAAGCGTGTTCTGCCACCTGGAGTTTATAAGTTCCTGTTCGACGCACTGTCACAGTTTCCTGTGATTCGATGTCTCACAGGCGCTGTATTTGGTGCTCTGAGTGGAGTGG gATTGTTTTTCGGACTCATGCAAAATATTGCCATGACAACAGTACAACATGTTGTTGTTggatgtgtgtttgtgg gtCTGTGTAGTCTTGGAGGCATGTTTTCCTCCCTGTTCCGCTGCTCCGTCCTCCTGATGTTTCCTAGTATGATTGGATCTCAAGGTCGGACATTCCTGATGGTTTATGTGCTGCATGGACTTTACCAAG GCCCCATTGCAAACATCCAGCGTAATGTGCAGGACGTGGCCTCCTCCATGGGCTGTAACATAGACCTGCAGATCACACACAGCAAGGTGATGTGGAGAATGCTGACAGAGCCTTACGTGCAAGTAGTGCAGGAGATAGTG aatgacagtgaagtATTTCAAAAAGAGGCTCAAAATGTGAGCAGACAGTTCCAGAAGATTCAGGATGAGGTAATGGGTCAGTATGGATATGACTCTCTTGGTAAGGAGTCTGTCCATACGGCCAACAGCACCCAGGAGGAGTATGTAGTGAAGACTAGAGCTCGCTGTGACT ATGTGGTGCAGCAGGGAGTTAGTCGGTGTCAGGATTGGTTCAGTGTTAAGTGGGAAAAGTGCATGAATACCATTCAAGCCCCTCTTATAAACCACTTCCTCTGTGTACCTATGCAATTCCACTTTCTGTGTGATATCATGAGAG TGATGACATCATGGTGCACTGAGAATGTCCCAGTTGAGGGAAACTTTGGTCAGACCTTCGACAAACTAAACGACTCCATCAACATGCTTGCAGAACACTTCACCACTGATGTAGTGCTTGAG AAATTGGAGCAGCAGTCAGTGTTTGGAGTGGACATCCTCCAGAATTTCTCTAAGGAGCTGAGCCGTGAGTTTCAAGAGAAATCAGTCATTGCTGAGAAGATAGCTGGGGCGATTACCTTCCTTCTCTCATTCACCTTCATCACTGTGTTCACCTC AGCGTTTGGATATGTTCATCAGTATTGCAGAGACATTCATTTTGACAATGTCTACATAACAACCTACTTCAGACAGATTGATGCTCGCAGAAGGAGAGCT GGAAAGAGGTATTTGCTGCCACTCAAGAAAGCAGAGCAAGCGAGCTTGATCAACCCATGGAGCTTATCTATCCACCCCAGCGAGCTCATGCCTGTG ATTGTGGGCTTCCTGCAGGTTGCATCTCTggctctgtttgtgtgtgttctgcTTGCTGTTGATGGAATCCTGCACAGCATCTTTGACCTCATCCGAAGACACACTTTCACCACATACTCAGTTACTA GTGTTCATCACATAGACATTGTAATTGGGGGAGATTCCATGTTAGCCAGACTTCTGCGGAAAACCATTGGTGCATTCAACACCTCCTCCAATCTTGATATGCAATCCAGTAACTTCC AATGTTTGCCCCAGCCACATGCACTGAGCCAGTCAAGCTACTTGTGGATCTTCATCCCCCTTTTACTGATGTGCCTCATGTGCTGCCTGCAGGTGTACACCAATCGTCTGCGCAGGGTCATCACCGCCTTCTACTTCCCAAAG AGAGAAAAGAGACGGATCCTCTTCCTCTACAACCTACAGATCCAGAAACGTATCTCCTTCATCAAAAGACAACGACATCGCCTGAGaaatcaaaaacagacatttataaAG GTGCTGTCGGCTGTGTTGGCCCCACTGAAGCGTGTGGGCTGTAGGCTGTTCTGGTGCTGGGTGTGTGGTGGGTTTGTGAGGCAGAACCAGGCTGTGGAGTGCAGTTCTGTAGGCTGCACAATGATCTGTTGTCAGCAATGCTGGACAGACCTGGACAACATCTGCTACGCCTGCTTGCCTCATCAATGTGGACAGCAAGACAGCGGCTCTGAATCTGATGTGTACTATGGCTGCTGA